The Paenibacillus mucilaginosus 3016 genome includes the window ACGGTTGTACGTACTTATGGGGGCCTATGACGATAATGTTGCAGGCCACAAAACTGCTTATTGAAATGCGCGGCAAAGAAGAGTACAATAAGCCTGAAAGCAGTTGTACGTACAACATCGTACAATGCCGGGGGTAAACCTCCCAATGTACCGGGTTGTCCGGACGATGTTCGTACATATGAATGCGCTTAAGATGATAATACTGCACTTATATCCAAGGAGGACTCATTCATGTTAAACGTTAAACCTTATGTATTCTGGTTTGTGACAGGCAGCCAGCATTTGTACGGACCTGAGACGCTCCAGGAAGTCGACGCCCACTCCCAGGTGATTGCGGAAGGACTTGACCGCGATGCCGCGATCCCTTACAAGGTAGTCTTCAAGCCGGTCGTCACAACGCCGGAAGATATCCGCCGCATTTGTATCGAAGCGAACTCCGATGAGGACTGCGCAGGGATCATCACTTGGATGCATACGTTCTCCCCTGCGAAGATGTGGATTGCCGGCCTCTCCGAGCTGCGCAAGCCGCTGCTGCACCTGCACACGCAGTTTAACCGCGATATCCCTTGGGATACGATCGATATGGACTTCATGAACCTGAACCAGGCGGCTCACGGCGACCGTGAGTACGGCTTCATCGGCGCCCGGATGGGCATCTCCCGCAAGATCGTCGTCGGCTACTGGGAGAACGCGGAAGTACTCGGCCGCATCGGCGGCTGGATGCGTACGGCAGTGGCCTTCGCGGAGAGCCGCACCCTGAAGGTGGCCCGCTTCGGCGACAACATGCGCCAAGTGGCTGTCACCGAAGGCGACAAGGTGGAAGCCCAGATCAAATTCGGCTGGTCGGTGAACGGCTACGGGATCGGCGATCTCGTGCAGCGCGTGAACGACGTGTCCGATGAAGAAGTACGCCGTCTGTTCGACGAGTACACGGAGCTCTACGAGCTCTCCGCGGAAGCCCGCGCGGCAGGCGCGATCCGCAGCTCCATCGAAGAGCAGGCGCGCATCGAGCTCGGGATGAAGGCGTTCCTCGAAGAAGGCGGCTTCGGCGCATTCACGACGACGTTCGAAGATCTGCACGGCATGAAGCAGCTGCCGGGCCTTGCGGTACAGCGCCTGATGGAAGCCGGCTACGGCTTCGGCGGCGAAGGCGACTGGAAGACCTCCGCACTCGTACGCCTCATGAAGATCATGGCGGGCAACGAAGGCACGTCCTTCATGGAAGACTACACTTATCACCTCGAAGAAGGCAACGAGCTCGTACTCGGCTCCCACATGCTCGAGATCTGCCCGACGATCGCGGCTACCCGTCCGAAGCTCGAAGTGCACCCGCTCGGCATCGGCGGCAAGGCGGACCCGGCGCGTATGGTGTTCGACGGCCGTTCCGGTTCTGCGATCAACGCTTCGATCATCGACATGGGCAACCGTTTCCGCCTCATCGTCAACGAAGTGGATGCCGTACAGCCGGAGAAGGCTATGCCGAAGCTGCCGGTGGCACGCGTCCTCTGGAAGTGTCAGCCATCGCTGCGTGACGGCGTGGAAGCTTGGATCCAGGCGGGCGGCGCCCACCACACCGGCTTCTCCTACGTGGTGAAGACCGAGCACATGCTCGACTTCGCCGAGATGACGGGCATCGAGTGCGTCGTCATCGACAAGAACACGACGCCGGTCTCCCTGCGCAACGAGCTGCGCTGGAGCGACATCGCCTGGAAGCTGCGTTAATTCCCAGCTGCATTTCCTATGACCAAGGCCGTCCTTCCTGTAGAGGGGCGGCTTTTGTCAAATCTAAGAATAGATCTCCACAAGTATGGGGCACAAACGGAGTTGTCCGTACAGGGATAAACTTGGTAAGATACAGAAGTCAGGCTGCTCCTTATTCCATTCGATGATCCGAAGCAGGAGGTAATAACGATAATGACGACTCAACCGAAAGCCTATCAGGGCGATTACCAGGGAGAACCGGCCGTATGGCTGCAGGCGGGCCCGTATGAGGCGGCGGTGCTGCCGGGCGTGGGCGCGAATCTGATCGCGCTGCGTGAGACGGTGAAGGGGTACAAGATTCTGCGCGAGCCGGAAGCCGGTGAGATGGAAGCGTTCAAAGCAAACCCCGGCGTGCACGGCATTCCGGTCCTCTTCCCGCCGAACCGCTACGTCGACGGCAAGTTCCCGTGGAACGGCCGCACCTACGAATTCCCGGTGAACGAACCGGCTACAGGCAATCACCTGCACGGCTTCCTGCACACGATCCCTTGGACCGTGGAGAAGTTCGGCAGTGATGAGACCGAGAGCTGGGTCGTGCTGAGCCAGAAGGTGTCCGAAGGCCATTCCGTGCACCGCTACCTGCCGCATGACTTCACGATCCGCCTGCGCTATACGCTCGGCGAGTCGGGGCTGCTGCAGCACGTGTCCGTACATAACGACGGTGAGGAGCTCCTGCCGTGCCTGCTCGCGTTCCATACGGCGATCAATGCGCCGTTCGCTCCGGGCAGCACGCCGGAGGATGTCACGTTCCTCGCCACCATCGGCGAGCGCTGGGAGCTGAACGAGCGGATGCTGCCGACCGGCCGCTTCCAGGAGCTGACACCGGAGGAAGAGCAGCTGAAGAAGGGCGGCGTATCCCCTTACTTCGCAGAGATGGACAACCACTATACGGCTGTACCGCAGAACGGGCGCAACCGGATGGAGCTCCGGGACCACAAGGAAGGCGTCACGCTCGTCTATGACGTCGGCACGTCCTACAAGCAGTGGATGATCTGGAACAACGGGGCCTCCCGCAAGTTCTTCTGCCCTGAGCCTCAGGTGAACCTGGTCAACGCGCCGAGCGTCGACCTGCCGGCCGAGGAGATCGGTCTGTTCGCCCTGGAGCCGGGCGCGGTGTGGGAAGAGACGTCCCGCTTGTACCTCATCCGCAAGTAAGCCAATCAGCACGATAGCGGAACGAAGATCTCAGACAGGAATGCATCCGGCTTGCCGGGTGCATTTTTTGTGTTCAACGATAAGTAGATCTTCATCCAGGCTCGATTCTGTAATCCTTGGCAGCTGAAACGGGTAATAAAAAGGACCAAAGGAGGGATAGACCATGCTCCGGTCCTTCGATTACACGCTGGATTATGCTCATCTTGACCTGCGCAAGCATCCTGAGCTGTACCGGATCGGCCGCGGGGAACAGGGCGTGCTGCTCGTAGAGCCTTACAAGAGTGAGATGCTGCCTCACTGGCGCTTCAAGACGCCCGAGCTCGCGAGGGCCTCGTCCGACAAAATCTATGCGATGTTCCTGGGGTACAAGGCGGCAGGGGACTTCGTCGGGATGGATATGGCCCGCAAATTCCTGCAGATGGGTTATACCCGGGCCAGAAGGTATGCCAATCACCCCGGGGGCCGGAAGTACTCGAAGGAGGATGGGACCGTGCTGCCGTACGGACTGGATCCGCTCAAGGCCGAAGCCGCGGCGATCTTCAAGGCGAAGTGGAATCTCGCCAAATCCGACGAGGACTATCTCCGGATGAAACGGGAACACCAGGCTCGCTGGGAATCCGGCCATGACACGAAGTGAAGAAGGCTCCATGGACACGAAGTGAAAAAGGTTCAACGGATACGTAATCATGAGGTTCCATGGAGCCGAAGCGGACGGGAGGAGGCCGGCGGAAGGCGTGTGGAGCAGAAAGGACAGTTTCAGAACAGGGTACAGTCACGCCATGCGCGGCGAGATCCAGAATAGAGCCGTATGGCTCTTTTTTGCACTCATTTTCAGAGATATCTTCACAAATAGTACACACTAATTAAAATAAAATGCATATTATATCTAGTCAAAATTGGAAAGGGTGTGGTATAGTAAGGGTAAGCAATCGAACGGCTCCCGTCGACGGAAGACGGTAGAGCCCAATCTTAAGGAGGCGGAGCAGATGAATCGAAGCGAACTGCTGGAACAGAGGAACGGCACTGTCCCGGAGCTGGGAACGATTGTATGCAAGCACTGTGAAGGCGTGGTAGATACGCTGCCGACCCGCAGGGTGCAGGTCATCTACGGGGAGTGCGAGGGATGCCGCTCCACAGGGCTGAAGCTGACCGGGATTGCGGCACAGCAGAGCTACTGCAGTTGATTCACCTCGCGGCTGGAACTACATAGATATCATCCTGGAAGCGACCGTCGTGCGAAGCCCGATGGAGTGCGGCCGAAGGATATATCCGAACATACTGGGCTCTGATCCTCTGCAGGATCAGGGCTATTTTGCTTGGCTGCCTCATACAGTGTAGGACAGCAGCAGTATGTCCTTGCGCAGGTCGAAGGGATTACCTTTGGATGGGATGGGGGAGCTCGGGATGAAAAAGATACGGGACTTCAGCGGCACATGGCAGATGCGCCGCCGCAATGAGGATACATGGATGGAAGCACAGGTGCCTGGCTCAGTCTTCGCCGATCTCATGCGGTCCGGGCGCATGGGCGATCCCTTCTTCCGCGACGGGGTGGAGCAGGCGAAGGAGCTCGCCCGGCACGAATATGAATACAAGAGAAGCTTTACGGCGGACGAAGAGCTGCTCGCTTCCGATAAGATTCTGCTGGTCTGCGACGGATTGGATACGCTTGCACAGATCCGTCTGAACGGTCAGCCGCTGGCCGAGACGGATAACATGCACCGCAGTTATACGTTCGACGTAACAGCCATGCTTTGTCCCGGCCTGAACACACTTCACATTTCCTTCGGTTCGGCCCTCCTCCATGCGGAGCAGCGTCATGCGGAGCATCCGATCTGGTGCACCACGGTCGGTGCGACCGGCGGATTCAATCAGATCCGCAAGGCGTCGTACATGTTCGGCTGGGACTGGGCTCCCGTGCTGCCGGACATGGGCATCTGGCGGAACATCCGGCTCGAGGGCTATTCGGCGGGCAGGCTCAGCGATGTCTTCGTTACGCAGCAGCACGAGCCGGAAGGGGAAGTGGGGCTCGCCGTACGGATCCGCAGCTCGCTGTGGACGGCCGAGGGGGTCTTCGCGGAAGTGACGCTGAACGGCCCGGACGGGGAGGTGCTTCACCGGACCGCACATGCCTGCAGCGGGGAGGATCTGACCGTGGACGTGCTGGTCGCGGAGCCTGAGCTCTGGTGGCCGAACGGGTACGGGGAGCAGCCGCTGTACGAGCTGGCGGTTGTGCTGCTCGGCCGTGCGGGGCAGACGCTTGATGAGCGGAAGCTGCGGATCGGGCTGCGCACGATCACCTGGCGCAGGGAGCCTGACGCATGGGGCGAGTCGTTCGAGTGCGTGGTGAACGGAGTCCCGGTGTTCGCCAAAGGCGCCAACTACGTTCCGCAGGACAGCCTTCTCAGCCGCTGTACGCCGGAGAGAACCGAACGGCTGATCCGGGACTGTACCGAGGCGCATTTCAATATGCTGCGCGTGTGGGGAGGGGCCTTTTTCCCCGGGGATGAATTCTACGACCTCTGCGACCGGTACGGCCTGCTCGTCTGGCAGGACCTGCTCTTCGCCTGCGCGGCTTACGAGATGACAGAGGCCTTCACGGAGAATATCGCGAGGGAGACCGCGGACAACGTGATCCGCATCCGGCATCATGCCTGTCTTGCGCTGTGGTGCGGCAACAACGAGATGGAGTGGGCCTGGGTGGAGTGGAGCCTGCCGAAGACGGGAAAGCTGCGTTCGGATTATATCAAGCAGTTCGAGATGGTGCTGCCCGCCGTGGTCAAGACCCACGATCCGCAGACCTTCTACTGGCTGGCCTCGCCCTCCTCCGGCGGCGGGTTCGACCACCCCAACGATCCTTCGCGCGGTGATGTGCACTACTGGGACGTGTGGCACGGAACGAAGCCGTTCACCGACTACCGGAAGAGCCTCTTCCGCTTTTGCTCGGAATTCGGGTTCCAGTCCTATCCCGACCTCAAGACGGTGGAGAGCTTCACGCTGCCGGAGGACCGCAACGTCTTCTCCTATGTCATGGAGCGGCATCAGACCCATCCCGAAGCGAACGGCAAAATCATGAACTATCTCGCCCAGCTGTTCAAGTTCCCCAAGGATCTCGACTCGCTGATCTACGTCTCACAGCTCGTACAGGCGGAAGCGATCCGGTACGGTGTGGAGTATTGGCGGCAGAACCGCGGGATCTGCATGGGCTCCCTGTACTGGCAGCTCAACGACTGCTGGCCTGCGGCTTCCTGGTCAAGCATCGATTACTATGGGCGCTGGAAGGCGCTGCATTACGCGGCCAAGCGGTTCTACAGCCCGCTGTGCGTCTCCGCTTCGGAGCGGGATCTGAAAGTGGAGATTCATGTCACCAACGATATGCCGGAGCCGGCCGAAGGGCTGCTCGAGTGGCAGCTTCGGGATCACCGTTCGCGAGTGCTTCAGGAGGGCGGTGTCTGGACGACGGCAGCGGAGCTCGCTTCCTGCTGTCCGCTTCAGCTGGACTTCCGCGGCGAACTGACGGACAGCGAACGCCGGCGCTGTTATCTGGAGTACCGCTGGCGGAATGCGGAAGGGGAGGTGCTCAGCAGAGGCACCGTCCTGTTCGTGCCCTCCAAGCACTTCGAGCTGCTGCCCCCGCAAGTGGACGCCGAGGTGGAGGAGACCGCGGACAGCTTCCTGGTGCGGGTACAGTCCGCCGCGTTCGCAAGGTACGTGGAGCTGACGCTTCGGCAGACGGACGGGGTGGCGTCGGACAATTACATTGACTTGTCCGCCGGGGAGCCGCGCGAGATCTTCTTCCCCAAGGACCGGCTGTCCGTCCCGCTCAGCCTGGAGGCGTTCCGCGGGCAGCTGCGCCTGCGCAGCCTGTATGATATCGAGTGAACGGCTGTAAGGGCTTGGGCGGTGCCGTCCCGGCCGTCTGGCAGTATGCTCCACTGTAAAAAAATCAGAAGGCAGCCGATATAACTCCTGAACGATACCATCGACAAGAGGGAGTTAGGAGCCGTATGAAGCATACTGCCAAGGGCATAATTAGCAGAGTGAGGAATGCTTCGCTGCGCGTGAAGCTGCCGATCCTGATCAGTTTACTCGTTATAGCGGCGCTGCTCGCCACATCCATCACGACTTATATTTATTCATCCAATCTGGTTCTCCGCAAAAGCAAAGATGAGATCAACGCGATGGCGGACCGCCTCGGCGAGGGGCTGTGGACTTCCCTTCAGCTGCAGGAGCAGTCGACCTTCCTGGTCTCCAATCATGGCACGTACCGCGACTTATTGAAGCTGCGGGAAGCCGGTACGCTGGCGGATGCGGATTTTT containing:
- the araA gene encoding L-arabinose isomerase; amino-acid sequence: MLNVKPYVFWFVTGSQHLYGPETLQEVDAHSQVIAEGLDRDAAIPYKVVFKPVVTTPEDIRRICIEANSDEDCAGIITWMHTFSPAKMWIAGLSELRKPLLHLHTQFNRDIPWDTIDMDFMNLNQAAHGDREYGFIGARMGISRKIVVGYWENAEVLGRIGGWMRTAVAFAESRTLKVARFGDNMRQVAVTEGDKVEAQIKFGWSVNGYGIGDLVQRVNDVSDEEVRRLFDEYTELYELSAEARAAGAIRSSIEEQARIELGMKAFLEEGGFGAFTTTFEDLHGMKQLPGLAVQRLMEAGYGFGGEGDWKTSALVRLMKIMAGNEGTSFMEDYTYHLEEGNELVLGSHMLEICPTIAATRPKLEVHPLGIGGKADPARMVFDGRSGSAINASIIDMGNRFRLIVNEVDAVQPEKAMPKLPVARVLWKCQPSLRDGVEAWIQAGGAHHTGFSYVVKTEHMLDFAEMTGIECVVIDKNTTPVSLRNELRWSDIAWKLR
- a CDS encoding beta-mannosidase codes for the protein MKKIRDFSGTWQMRRRNEDTWMEAQVPGSVFADLMRSGRMGDPFFRDGVEQAKELARHEYEYKRSFTADEELLASDKILLVCDGLDTLAQIRLNGQPLAETDNMHRSYTFDVTAMLCPGLNTLHISFGSALLHAEQRHAEHPIWCTTVGATGGFNQIRKASYMFGWDWAPVLPDMGIWRNIRLEGYSAGRLSDVFVTQQHEPEGEVGLAVRIRSSLWTAEGVFAEVTLNGPDGEVLHRTAHACSGEDLTVDVLVAEPELWWPNGYGEQPLYELAVVLLGRAGQTLDERKLRIGLRTITWRREPDAWGESFECVVNGVPVFAKGANYVPQDSLLSRCTPERTERLIRDCTEAHFNMLRVWGGAFFPGDEFYDLCDRYGLLVWQDLLFACAAYEMTEAFTENIARETADNVIRIRHHACLALWCGNNEMEWAWVEWSLPKTGKLRSDYIKQFEMVLPAVVKTHDPQTFYWLASPSSGGGFDHPNDPSRGDVHYWDVWHGTKPFTDYRKSLFRFCSEFGFQSYPDLKTVESFTLPEDRNVFSYVMERHQTHPEANGKIMNYLAQLFKFPKDLDSLIYVSQLVQAEAIRYGVEYWRQNRGICMGSLYWQLNDCWPAASWSSIDYYGRWKALHYAAKRFYSPLCVSASERDLKVEIHVTNDMPEPAEGLLEWQLRDHRSRVLQEGGVWTTAAELASCCPLQLDFRGELTDSERRRCYLEYRWRNAEGEVLSRGTVLFVPSKHFELLPPQVDAEVEETADSFLVRVQSAAFARYVELTLRQTDGVASDNYIDLSAGEPREIFFPKDRLSVPLSLEAFRGQLRLRSLYDIE
- a CDS encoding DUF4385 domain-containing protein: MLRSFDYTLDYAHLDLRKHPELYRIGRGEQGVLLVEPYKSEMLPHWRFKTPELARASSDKIYAMFLGYKAAGDFVGMDMARKFLQMGYTRARRYANHPGGRKYSKEDGTVLPYGLDPLKAEAAAIFKAKWNLAKSDEDYLRMKREHQARWESGHDTK
- a CDS encoding aldose 1-epimerase — its product is MTTQPKAYQGDYQGEPAVWLQAGPYEAAVLPGVGANLIALRETVKGYKILREPEAGEMEAFKANPGVHGIPVLFPPNRYVDGKFPWNGRTYEFPVNEPATGNHLHGFLHTIPWTVEKFGSDETESWVVLSQKVSEGHSVHRYLPHDFTIRLRYTLGESGLLQHVSVHNDGEELLPCLLAFHTAINAPFAPGSTPEDVTFLATIGERWELNERMLPTGRFQELTPEEEQLKKGGVSPYFAEMDNHYTAVPQNGRNRMELRDHKEGVTLVYDVGTSYKQWMIWNNGASRKFFCPEPQVNLVNAPSVDLPAEEIGLFALEPGAVWEETSRLYLIRK
- a CDS encoding GapA-binding peptide SR1P is translated as MNRSELLEQRNGTVPELGTIVCKHCEGVVDTLPTRRVQVIYGECEGCRSTGLKLTGIAAQQSYCS